One window from the genome of Lutra lutra chromosome X, mLutLut1.2, whole genome shotgun sequence encodes:
- the PDZD4 gene encoding PDZ domain-containing protein 4 isoform X3, with product MGCNMCVVQKPEEQYKVMLQEVELYKTSHRDKLGLMVCYRTDEEEDLGIYVGEVNPNSIAAKDGRIREGDRIIQINGVDVQNREEAVAILSQEENTNISLLVARPESQLAKRWKDSDRDDFLDEFGSEHEGDLRARKLRSPPAQQLGHEEEKGVPDAGTGLSNSQELDSGVGRTDESTRTEESSEHDLLGDEPASAANTPGALRKSRDLHFSMDSLLAEGAGLGGGDVPGLTDEEYERYRELLEIKGHLENGNQPGLLFPRAAGGNSALDVNRNESLGHEMAMLEEELRHLEFKCRNILRAQKMQQLRERCMKAWLLEEESLYDLSAGEPKKHELSDISELPEKSDKDSTSAYNTGESCRSTPLLAEPSPESPLRRAAAGNSNLNRTPSGPAVSAHPKAAPLQGSPAKFRSLSRDPEVGRRQHTEERVRRSPKTGTTLERVGPEGSPYLSRRHRGQGQEGEHYHSCVQLAPPRGLEELGHGPLSLAAGPRVGGAVVAPEAPRMEWKVKVRSDGTRYVAKRPVRDRLLKARALKIREERSGMTTDDDAVSEMKMGRYWSKEERKQHLIRAREQRKRREFMMQSRLECLREQQNGDSKAELNIIALSHRKTMKKRNKKILDNWITIQEMLAHGTRSADGKRVYNPLLSVTTV from the exons GAGGTGGAGCTGTATAAGACCAGCCACCGGGACAAGCTCGGCCTGATGGTGTGCTACCGCACAGACGAGGAGGAGGACCTGGGCATCTATGTTGGAGAG GTGAACCCCAATAGCATTGCAGCCAAAGACGGCCGGATCCGCGAGGGAGACCGTATCATCCAG ATCAACGGTGTGGACGTCCAGAACCGGGAGGAGGCGGTGGCCATTCTGAGCCAGGAGGAGAACACCAACATCTCCCTGCTGGTGGCCCGGCCCGAGAGCCAG ctggcaaAGCGGTGGAAGGACAGTGACCGGGATGACTTTCTGGATGAATTTGGCTCTGAGCATGAGGGGGACCTGCGTGCACGGAAGCTGAGATCCCCCCCTGCCCAGCAG CTCGGCCACGAAGAGGAGAAAGGGGTCCCCGATGCGGGCACGGGTCTGAGCAACAGCCAGGAGCTAGACAGCGGTGTGGGCCGCACTGACGAGAGCACCCGCACTGAGGAGAGCTCCGAGCACGACCTTCTGGGCGACGAGCCCGCCAGTGCTGCCAACACCCCTGGGGCCCTGCGCAAGAGCCGGGACCTGCACTTCAGCATGGACTCGCTGCTggcagagggggcggggctgggcggAGGCGACGTCCCCGGCCTCACCGATGAGGAGTACGAGCGCTACCGGGAGCTGCTGGAGATCAAGGGCCACCTGGAGAATGGCAACCAGCCGGGCCTGCTCTTCCCCCGGGCCGCGGGTGGCAATAGCGCCCTGGACGTGAACCGCAACGAGAGCCTGGGTCACGAGATGGCCATGCTGGAGGAGGAGCTGCGGCACCTGGAGTTCAAGTGCCGGAACATCCTGCGGGCGCAGAAGATGCAGCAGCTGCGGGAGCGCTGTATGAAGGCCTGGTTGCTGGAGGAGGAGAGTCTCTACGACCTGAGTGCCGGGGAGCCTAAGAAGCATGAGCTGTCAGACATCTCCGAGCTGCCCGAGAAGTCAGACAAGGACAGCACCAGCGCCTACAACACCGGGGAGAGCTGCCGCAGCACCCCGCTGCTCGCCGAGCCCTCGCCGGAGAGTCCCCTGCGGCGGGCTGCTGCCGGCAACTCCAACTTGAACCGGACCCCTTCCGGCCCCGCGGTCAGCGCCCACCCCAAGGCAGCTCCCCTGCAGGGGAGCCCCGCCAAGTTCCGCTCTCTTTCCCGGGATCCCGAGGTGGGCAGGAGACAGCACACGGAGGAGCGGGTCCGCCGAAGCCCCAAGACGGGCACGACCCTGGAGCGCGTGGGTCCCGAAGGCAGCCCGTACCTGTCTCGGCGCCACCGCGGCCAGGGCCAGGAGGGCGAGCACTACCACAGCTGCGTGCAGCTGGCCCCGCCGCgtggcctggaggagctgggcCACGGCCCCCTGAGTCTGGCCGCAGGCCCTCGCGTGGGCGGGGCCGTGGTGGCCCCCGAAGCACCCCGCATGGAGTGGAAGGTCAAGGTGCGCAGCGACGGGACCCGCTATGTGGCCAAGCGGCCCGTGCGCGATCGCCTCCTCAAAGCCCGGGCCCTGAAGATCCGCGAGGAGCGCAGCGGCATGACCACGGACGACGACGCGGTGAGCGAGATGAAGATGGGGCGCTACTGGAGCAAGGAGGAGCGGAAGCAGCACCTGATCCGGGCCCGGGAGCAGCGGAAGCGGCGTGAGTTCATGATGCAGAGCCGGCTGGAGTGCCTGAGGGAGCAGCAGAACGGCGACAGCAAGGCTGAGCTCAACATCATCGCCTTGAGCCACCGCAAAACCATGAAGAAGCGGAACAAGAAGATCCTGGATAACTGGATCACCATCCAGGAGATGCTGGCCCACGGCACGCGCTCTGCCGACGGCAAGCGGGTCTACAACCCTCTGCTCTCCGTCACCACCGTCTGA
- the PDZD4 gene encoding PDZ domain-containing protein 4 isoform X1, producing MGCNMCVVQKPEEQYKVMLQVNGKELSKLSQEQTLEALRSSKEPLVIQVLRRSPRLRGDSSCHDLQLVDSGTQTDITFEHIMALGKLRPPTPPMVILEPYVLSELPPISHEYYDPAEFMEGGPQEADRMDELEYEEVELYKTSHRDKLGLMVCYRTDEEEDLGIYVGEVNPNSIAAKDGRIREGDRIIQINGVDVQNREEAVAILSQEENTNISLLVARPESQLAKRWKDSDRDDFLDEFGSEHEGDLRARKLRSPPAQQLGHEEEKGVPDAGTGLSNSQELDSGVGRTDESTRTEESSEHDLLGDEPASAANTPGALRKSRDLHFSMDSLLAEGAGLGGGDVPGLTDEEYERYRELLEIKGHLENGNQPGLLFPRAAGGNSALDVNRNESLGHEMAMLEEELRHLEFKCRNILRAQKMQQLRERCMKAWLLEEESLYDLSAGEPKKHELSDISELPEKSDKDSTSAYNTGESCRSTPLLAEPSPESPLRRAAAGNSNLNRTPSGPAVSAHPKAAPLQGSPAKFRSLSRDPEVGRRQHTEERVRRSPKTGTTLERVGPEGSPYLSRRHRGQGQEGEHYHSCVQLAPPRGLEELGHGPLSLAAGPRVGGAVVAPEAPRMEWKVKVRSDGTRYVAKRPVRDRLLKARALKIREERSGMTTDDDAVSEMKMGRYWSKEERKQHLIRAREQRKRREFMMQSRLECLREQQNGDSKAELNIIALSHRKTMKKRNKKILDNWITIQEMLAHGTRSADGKRVYNPLLSVTTV from the exons GTGAACGGGAAGGAGCTCTCCAAGCTGTCTCAGGAGCAAACCCTGGAGGCCCTCCGCTCCTCCAAGGAGCCTCTAGTGATCCAGGTGCTGAGACGCAGCCCCCGCCTCCGGGGGGACAGCTCGTGCCATGACCTGCAGCTGGTGGACAGTGGCACTCAGACCGACATCACCTTTGAGCATATCATGGCGCTGGGCAAGCTGCGCCCGCCCACCCCACCCATGGTCATCCTGGAGCCGTACGTCCTATCTGAGCT CCCCCCCATCAGCCATGAGTATTATGACCCGGCGGAGTTCATGGAGGGCGGCCCACAGGAGGCAGACCGCATGGACGAGCTGGAGTATGAG GAGGTGGAGCTGTATAAGACCAGCCACCGGGACAAGCTCGGCCTGATGGTGTGCTACCGCACAGACGAGGAGGAGGACCTGGGCATCTATGTTGGAGAG GTGAACCCCAATAGCATTGCAGCCAAAGACGGCCGGATCCGCGAGGGAGACCGTATCATCCAG ATCAACGGTGTGGACGTCCAGAACCGGGAGGAGGCGGTGGCCATTCTGAGCCAGGAGGAGAACACCAACATCTCCCTGCTGGTGGCCCGGCCCGAGAGCCAG ctggcaaAGCGGTGGAAGGACAGTGACCGGGATGACTTTCTGGATGAATTTGGCTCTGAGCATGAGGGGGACCTGCGTGCACGGAAGCTGAGATCCCCCCCTGCCCAGCAG CTCGGCCACGAAGAGGAGAAAGGGGTCCCCGATGCGGGCACGGGTCTGAGCAACAGCCAGGAGCTAGACAGCGGTGTGGGCCGCACTGACGAGAGCACCCGCACTGAGGAGAGCTCCGAGCACGACCTTCTGGGCGACGAGCCCGCCAGTGCTGCCAACACCCCTGGGGCCCTGCGCAAGAGCCGGGACCTGCACTTCAGCATGGACTCGCTGCTggcagagggggcggggctgggcggAGGCGACGTCCCCGGCCTCACCGATGAGGAGTACGAGCGCTACCGGGAGCTGCTGGAGATCAAGGGCCACCTGGAGAATGGCAACCAGCCGGGCCTGCTCTTCCCCCGGGCCGCGGGTGGCAATAGCGCCCTGGACGTGAACCGCAACGAGAGCCTGGGTCACGAGATGGCCATGCTGGAGGAGGAGCTGCGGCACCTGGAGTTCAAGTGCCGGAACATCCTGCGGGCGCAGAAGATGCAGCAGCTGCGGGAGCGCTGTATGAAGGCCTGGTTGCTGGAGGAGGAGAGTCTCTACGACCTGAGTGCCGGGGAGCCTAAGAAGCATGAGCTGTCAGACATCTCCGAGCTGCCCGAGAAGTCAGACAAGGACAGCACCAGCGCCTACAACACCGGGGAGAGCTGCCGCAGCACCCCGCTGCTCGCCGAGCCCTCGCCGGAGAGTCCCCTGCGGCGGGCTGCTGCCGGCAACTCCAACTTGAACCGGACCCCTTCCGGCCCCGCGGTCAGCGCCCACCCCAAGGCAGCTCCCCTGCAGGGGAGCCCCGCCAAGTTCCGCTCTCTTTCCCGGGATCCCGAGGTGGGCAGGAGACAGCACACGGAGGAGCGGGTCCGCCGAAGCCCCAAGACGGGCACGACCCTGGAGCGCGTGGGTCCCGAAGGCAGCCCGTACCTGTCTCGGCGCCACCGCGGCCAGGGCCAGGAGGGCGAGCACTACCACAGCTGCGTGCAGCTGGCCCCGCCGCgtggcctggaggagctgggcCACGGCCCCCTGAGTCTGGCCGCAGGCCCTCGCGTGGGCGGGGCCGTGGTGGCCCCCGAAGCACCCCGCATGGAGTGGAAGGTCAAGGTGCGCAGCGACGGGACCCGCTATGTGGCCAAGCGGCCCGTGCGCGATCGCCTCCTCAAAGCCCGGGCCCTGAAGATCCGCGAGGAGCGCAGCGGCATGACCACGGACGACGACGCGGTGAGCGAGATGAAGATGGGGCGCTACTGGAGCAAGGAGGAGCGGAAGCAGCACCTGATCCGGGCCCGGGAGCAGCGGAAGCGGCGTGAGTTCATGATGCAGAGCCGGCTGGAGTGCCTGAGGGAGCAGCAGAACGGCGACAGCAAGGCTGAGCTCAACATCATCGCCTTGAGCCACCGCAAAACCATGAAGAAGCGGAACAAGAAGATCCTGGATAACTGGATCACCATCCAGGAGATGCTGGCCCACGGCACGCGCTCTGCCGACGGCAAGCGGGTCTACAACCCTCTGCTCTCCGTCACCACCGTCTGA
- the SSR4 gene encoding translocon-associated protein subunit delta isoform X2 has translation MAALASFGALALLLLSRLSCCSEACVEPQITPSYYTTSDAVISTETVFIVEISLTCKNRVQNMALYADVSGKQFPVTRGQDVGRYQVSWSVDHKSARAGTYEVRFFDEESYSLLRKAQRNNEDISIIPPLFTVRVDHRGTWNGPWVSTEVLAAAIGLVIYYLAFSAKSHIQA, from the exons ATGGCGGCGCTGGCATCTTTCGGCGCCCTGGCGCTACTCCTGCTGTCCAGGCTCTCCTGCTGCTCAG AGGCCTGCGTGGAGCCCCAGATCACCCCTTCCTACTACACCACCTCGGATGCTGTCATTTCCACTGAGACTGTTTTCATCGTGGAGATCTCCCTGACGTGCAAGAACAGGGTCCAG AACATGGCTCTTTACGCTGATGTCAGTGGAAAGCAGTTTCCTGTCACCCGGGGCCAGGACGTGGGGCGCTATCAG GTGTCCTGGAGCGTAGACCACAAGAGCGCCCGCGCAGGCACCTACGAGGTCAGATTCTTTGATGAGGAGTCCTACAGCCTCCTGAGGAAG GCTCAGAGAAATAATGAGGATATTTCCATCATCCCGCCCCTGTTCACAGTCCGCGTGGACCACCGG GGCACCTGGAACGGGCCCTGGGTATCTACCGAGGTGTTGGCTGCTGCCATCGGCCTGGTGATCTACTACCTGGCCTTCAGTGCCAAGAGTCACATCCAGGCCTGA
- the SSR4 gene encoding translocon-associated protein subunit delta isoform X1, producing MAALASFGALALLLLSRLSCCSAEACVEPQITPSYYTTSDAVISTETVFIVEISLTCKNRVQNMALYADVSGKQFPVTRGQDVGRYQVSWSVDHKSARAGTYEVRFFDEESYSLLRKAQRNNEDISIIPPLFTVRVDHRGTWNGPWVSTEVLAAAIGLVIYYLAFSAKSHIQA from the exons ATGGCGGCGCTGGCATCTTTCGGCGCCCTGGCGCTACTCCTGCTGTCCAGGCTCTCCTGCTGCTCAG CAGAGGCCTGCGTGGAGCCCCAGATCACCCCTTCCTACTACACCACCTCGGATGCTGTCATTTCCACTGAGACTGTTTTCATCGTGGAGATCTCCCTGACGTGCAAGAACAGGGTCCAG AACATGGCTCTTTACGCTGATGTCAGTGGAAAGCAGTTTCCTGTCACCCGGGGCCAGGACGTGGGGCGCTATCAG GTGTCCTGGAGCGTAGACCACAAGAGCGCCCGCGCAGGCACCTACGAGGTCAGATTCTTTGATGAGGAGTCCTACAGCCTCCTGAGGAAG GCTCAGAGAAATAATGAGGATATTTCCATCATCCCGCCCCTGTTCACAGTCCGCGTGGACCACCGG GGCACCTGGAACGGGCCCTGGGTATCTACCGAGGTGTTGGCTGCTGCCATCGGCCTGGTGATCTACTACCTGGCCTTCAGTGCCAAGAGTCACATCCAGGCCTGA
- the PDZD4 gene encoding PDZ domain-containing protein 4 isoform X2, with product MGCNMCVVQKPEEQYKVMLQVNGKELSKLSQEQTLEALRSSKEPLVIQVLRRSPRLRGDSSCHDLQLVDSGTQTDITFEHIMALGKLRPPTPPMVILEPPPISHEYYDPAEFMEGGPQEADRMDELEYEEVELYKTSHRDKLGLMVCYRTDEEEDLGIYVGEVNPNSIAAKDGRIREGDRIIQINGVDVQNREEAVAILSQEENTNISLLVARPESQLAKRWKDSDRDDFLDEFGSEHEGDLRARKLRSPPAQQLGHEEEKGVPDAGTGLSNSQELDSGVGRTDESTRTEESSEHDLLGDEPASAANTPGALRKSRDLHFSMDSLLAEGAGLGGGDVPGLTDEEYERYRELLEIKGHLENGNQPGLLFPRAAGGNSALDVNRNESLGHEMAMLEEELRHLEFKCRNILRAQKMQQLRERCMKAWLLEEESLYDLSAGEPKKHELSDISELPEKSDKDSTSAYNTGESCRSTPLLAEPSPESPLRRAAAGNSNLNRTPSGPAVSAHPKAAPLQGSPAKFRSLSRDPEVGRRQHTEERVRRSPKTGTTLERVGPEGSPYLSRRHRGQGQEGEHYHSCVQLAPPRGLEELGHGPLSLAAGPRVGGAVVAPEAPRMEWKVKVRSDGTRYVAKRPVRDRLLKARALKIREERSGMTTDDDAVSEMKMGRYWSKEERKQHLIRAREQRKRREFMMQSRLECLREQQNGDSKAELNIIALSHRKTMKKRNKKILDNWITIQEMLAHGTRSADGKRVYNPLLSVTTV from the exons GTGAACGGGAAGGAGCTCTCCAAGCTGTCTCAGGAGCAAACCCTGGAGGCCCTCCGCTCCTCCAAGGAGCCTCTAGTGATCCAGGTGCTGAGACGCAGCCCCCGCCTCCGGGGGGACAGCTCGTGCCATGACCTGCAGCTGGTGGACAGTGGCACTCAGACCGACATCACCTTTGAGCATATCATGGCGCTGGGCAAGCTGCGCCCGCCCACCCCACCCATGGTCATCCTGGAGCC CCCCCCCATCAGCCATGAGTATTATGACCCGGCGGAGTTCATGGAGGGCGGCCCACAGGAGGCAGACCGCATGGACGAGCTGGAGTATGAG GAGGTGGAGCTGTATAAGACCAGCCACCGGGACAAGCTCGGCCTGATGGTGTGCTACCGCACAGACGAGGAGGAGGACCTGGGCATCTATGTTGGAGAG GTGAACCCCAATAGCATTGCAGCCAAAGACGGCCGGATCCGCGAGGGAGACCGTATCATCCAG ATCAACGGTGTGGACGTCCAGAACCGGGAGGAGGCGGTGGCCATTCTGAGCCAGGAGGAGAACACCAACATCTCCCTGCTGGTGGCCCGGCCCGAGAGCCAG ctggcaaAGCGGTGGAAGGACAGTGACCGGGATGACTTTCTGGATGAATTTGGCTCTGAGCATGAGGGGGACCTGCGTGCACGGAAGCTGAGATCCCCCCCTGCCCAGCAG CTCGGCCACGAAGAGGAGAAAGGGGTCCCCGATGCGGGCACGGGTCTGAGCAACAGCCAGGAGCTAGACAGCGGTGTGGGCCGCACTGACGAGAGCACCCGCACTGAGGAGAGCTCCGAGCACGACCTTCTGGGCGACGAGCCCGCCAGTGCTGCCAACACCCCTGGGGCCCTGCGCAAGAGCCGGGACCTGCACTTCAGCATGGACTCGCTGCTggcagagggggcggggctgggcggAGGCGACGTCCCCGGCCTCACCGATGAGGAGTACGAGCGCTACCGGGAGCTGCTGGAGATCAAGGGCCACCTGGAGAATGGCAACCAGCCGGGCCTGCTCTTCCCCCGGGCCGCGGGTGGCAATAGCGCCCTGGACGTGAACCGCAACGAGAGCCTGGGTCACGAGATGGCCATGCTGGAGGAGGAGCTGCGGCACCTGGAGTTCAAGTGCCGGAACATCCTGCGGGCGCAGAAGATGCAGCAGCTGCGGGAGCGCTGTATGAAGGCCTGGTTGCTGGAGGAGGAGAGTCTCTACGACCTGAGTGCCGGGGAGCCTAAGAAGCATGAGCTGTCAGACATCTCCGAGCTGCCCGAGAAGTCAGACAAGGACAGCACCAGCGCCTACAACACCGGGGAGAGCTGCCGCAGCACCCCGCTGCTCGCCGAGCCCTCGCCGGAGAGTCCCCTGCGGCGGGCTGCTGCCGGCAACTCCAACTTGAACCGGACCCCTTCCGGCCCCGCGGTCAGCGCCCACCCCAAGGCAGCTCCCCTGCAGGGGAGCCCCGCCAAGTTCCGCTCTCTTTCCCGGGATCCCGAGGTGGGCAGGAGACAGCACACGGAGGAGCGGGTCCGCCGAAGCCCCAAGACGGGCACGACCCTGGAGCGCGTGGGTCCCGAAGGCAGCCCGTACCTGTCTCGGCGCCACCGCGGCCAGGGCCAGGAGGGCGAGCACTACCACAGCTGCGTGCAGCTGGCCCCGCCGCgtggcctggaggagctgggcCACGGCCCCCTGAGTCTGGCCGCAGGCCCTCGCGTGGGCGGGGCCGTGGTGGCCCCCGAAGCACCCCGCATGGAGTGGAAGGTCAAGGTGCGCAGCGACGGGACCCGCTATGTGGCCAAGCGGCCCGTGCGCGATCGCCTCCTCAAAGCCCGGGCCCTGAAGATCCGCGAGGAGCGCAGCGGCATGACCACGGACGACGACGCGGTGAGCGAGATGAAGATGGGGCGCTACTGGAGCAAGGAGGAGCGGAAGCAGCACCTGATCCGGGCCCGGGAGCAGCGGAAGCGGCGTGAGTTCATGATGCAGAGCCGGCTGGAGTGCCTGAGGGAGCAGCAGAACGGCGACAGCAAGGCTGAGCTCAACATCATCGCCTTGAGCCACCGCAAAACCATGAAGAAGCGGAACAAGAAGATCCTGGATAACTGGATCACCATCCAGGAGATGCTGGCCCACGGCACGCGCTCTGCCGACGGCAAGCGGGTCTACAACCCTCTGCTCTCCGTCACCACCGTCTGA